From the genome of Dioscorea cayenensis subsp. rotundata cultivar TDr96_F1 chromosome 24, TDr96_F1_v2_PseudoChromosome.rev07_lg8_w22 25.fasta, whole genome shotgun sequence:
TTCGGGTTTAATGGCACGGCGGGTGTTTGGAGGATTAAGGCGTTGGAGGACGCCGGAGGGTGGCTTGAGAGGACTACAGTTGAGGACATGGACATCGCTGTTCGAGCTCATCTCAAGGGCTGGAAGTTCGTCTTCTTGAATGATGTTGAGGTGAGTTTTCCGGCTGTTTTGTTATGCTTATCAATAGTTTTCTACGAAATGAATTGAAACACTGAAATTTTTTATCTTGCAGTGCCAATGTGAATTGCCGGAGTCATACGAGGCTTACCGTAAGCAGCAACACCGGTGGCATTCAGGCCCAATGCAGTTGTTTCGCTTGTGCTTGCCAGATATCATTCGATCAAAGGTGTGTTTTCATGCATGACACGGCATATTCTGTTGTACACAGCTGTTGTTCATTTCTGCTTACCATCGTTTGTTTCCATGCAGATTGGTTTCTGGAAGAAATGCAACttgatcttcttgttcttccttcTTCGGAAACTTATTTTACCGTTCTATTCATTCACTTTATTCTGTATTATACTCCCGATGACAATGTTCGTCCCGGAAGCAGAGCTCCCTGCATGGGTTGTCTGCTACATTCCGGCCACAATGTCCTTTCCTCAACATCCTCCCCGCGCTGAGATCCTTCCCGTTCATCGTCCCATACCTTCTCTTCGAGAACACAATGTCAGTAACCAAGTTCAATGCCATGATCTCTGGCCTATTTCAGCTTGGAAGTGCCTATGAATGGGTGGTGACAAAGAAGTCAGGTCGATCTTCCGAGGGTGATCTTCTTTCTCTGATTGAgaaacaaccaaagaaagaattCGGTGGCTCAGCTCCAGACCTCCATGCATTGGCAAAGGAGGAATCCAAGCCAAAGAAGTCGAAGAAAAAACACAACAAGATCTTCCTGAAGGAGCTCTCTCTCGCCTTCCTTCTCTTGACGGCTGCCGCCCGGAGTTTGCTCTCTGCACAGGGTATACACTTCTACTTTCTACTCTTTCAAGGAATTTCATTCTTGATGGTCGGTCTCGATCTGATCGGCGAGCAAATTCAGTAATAGCACAATGACaataacacaacaaaaacatctATGAATGTTTATAGATGATGAAAGGGATGCACCCCTTGTGATacctcttatatatatttagttttgcTTTAAAGCTGTAGATAGCTTCACTGTCAAttctttttgtaagaaattttgATATCAAATGGAAGATCTGTTACAAATTTCAACAAAGATTACATTGATTTCATCTCAATTTGACGGAAATATGCATGATAAGTTtgatcataaataaaaaacatgagtTCAAAACACCTCCCACACACCAAATCTAATGACAGGAGAAACAAATAGCTAACTCAATGACTATACATGGTCTGCATATATCTTGTCATTCTTTCTAAAACTTGAAGACAATAATTGGTTAGACCTTTTGGACTATACATTGTATCAGATCGGAGCGACGAAATTATAGCCTTCTTCCTTCATATCTGGACTTTCATGTCACCTGCAATACAATACAATACCATTTTCTCAGAAATTTCACATCATTGAACATCATTTTGCAGTCTGTGAATTAGTGATGCAGTTTTACCATTCAAGTCTTTACTGTCAATGAAACTCATTGGAGCAATATTCTGAAGTTCATGATCCCAAGCATTCGGTATCTGCATACGATTATGAACTGAACAGAATGAAAAGCTGAGCACACATAATCGAATGAATATTTTCGGTAAAGAAACGAATCATTTACTCGGGCTGTCGGAGAAATCTGTGAATTAGGCATGCTGCACATTCTGACATCGGTCTGAATTACTCCATGCAAATGAGAGTGAGTAGTAGTCATTCCTGGACCAAATCCAAGAGTAGCAGCTGCATTTCCGTCTTCCGAATGGAGGATCTAACAATTAACAAAAGACAAAGCTTTTATCAACAACATTTCCCAAACTGTcgatcttttttttgttttcagaagCTAAGTTTACCCCCTTGGAAAGAATCTGCTCAATATCAAAGTTCACCTCCGGGTGAACAGCTGCGAGCTTCATCGACAAAAACTGCAATCATTGCtccaaatcaaaatttttcaatCCAGAAGACCAGAAGAATTAAGTACCAAGAAAGTGAAACATCATCTCATGAGCAATAATACCTCAACCTGCCTTTGCAGTGACTGAACATAGTTAATTATCTCGTCAAGCATCATCGCCTTCCCGGTAATCTAAAGCAGTAAAAAACCGGCATCTTGATCACAACCGAGAAACCATTTTTACCAATGATGACAAAGGGGATAGATGATTACCTTATTGCATCCTGGAACAAGGTCTTGAAGTAATCTCATTCTTTCACTAATCTTTTCCCTCCTCACCTGCAACAAGATGAAACCCGGAATCATAAGCAATTGAAACAGATATAAACTGAAGAGGAAAAATGCAGGAACAATGTACATACTCTTTCTGCAAGACTGTGACTGTTAGTAGCTTGGCCTCGCTTCGCACGAACATGAATGTAATCGTCTTTACCAGCATCGGCATTCTGAGTGTTGATCTTAGAATGTTTACTTGTCTTACCTTTCTTCTCATCCTTCTCTTTTGAGCTCTTTGCAGATTCTGGTGAGCCATCCTTCTTCTGTTCAACCTCAATCTGCAATCAAGCAATTCAACAAAAGAGTATACAGATTGAAATATTTGGCAATGAACTATTTATAATCTCACATGAAATTCATTGGACACTGccttcctcttcttccattTGAGATTTGTCTCAGTTTGATGATTATTATCAACAAGATGAGTTGAAGGTACATGTCTTTTGCTGCTGAAGAAGGAAAGGTTTGGCATTTGCTCACTAACACCAACAATGTAGGGAGAAAAACCAGCAGAAACATCGAAACTCATGGCGTGATTATCCATTGACAGAATTGGATCCCAATCAGAAGCTAAGAAATGCTGTTCATACACATTTGCAGAAATCATCCCTGAATCAAGTTGAACTGGTTTCTTTTCAACCATGAAATTGGAATCACCATCACCAGCACCCATTAGCAGAAGATGAACAGCACTTTAGctaaagagaaacaagaaaTGGAGTTTGTTTGACTGGTAACAAGGAACAACAAACCTTGGCAGCTTTATCCTGAGAGATTGAAAGCAAAAGTGGTACTCAGTTGCAGAAAGAGAAACCCTAGTCCAAGCATATCATCTTGACAAAACCATCCCTCCAGCTGTCTCTATTGCTTTAATAACCTTGAGATCAAATCTATTCTACTGCAAAGTGCCATTCAAGCAGGAAAGGGGAACTTTCACCAGAGCATAAAGGGGACAAAGAGGCAAAGAATCTAATCAGTAAACAAAAAACTAGGGTTTGCAAATAACACTgccacaagattaaaactttaTCACCACAATGTGAATTAGGGATTGTAAAGATCTCAAATTGcagacataaatatatatatataaggtagTTAAGTTTGCTACCTGCCACAACCAACTGCCCTCAGAGTAAAATAGGGTTTCTAGGGCACAAGTTATTCTAATCAAAAGCAAGTAGAGAAAGATGCCTGACTTGAAAACCAAGATTGAAATGTGAGATGTTTGACTGACAGAGAAGCATGAATCACTGTGAATCAATGCCCTAAATTGAGATTGTAATGAAGAAATAGTGAATGATTCACTATTCACTCACCAGCCATGAAAACCAAAGAGATAGATGCCCCCACAAACAAGCTTTCATCCAAATGAAAGTTGGTGCCTTTCTTGAACTACGCAACGCCCGTGCATTGTTTGCACACTTTTGAGTGTGCAAGTGCTATCTCTgaggaagagaaaaaaaaaaaaaaagtgtagaTGATGATCATCTCTTCTTGTGCTTCTCAATGTAGTACTAAAATCCTATCCAATGCCACCAttatcatcctcatcatcatcatttcaaCTTCAACACAACCACATACAAACTGTTGTATATGCCTCATATACAACAGTTAACAGGCAAATACCGGAACAAAGCGAACGTAGGCATACTCTGCTGAACCCTAATTTGAATGGAGTGGAGTGTAGTGGAGCGCTCATGTAATATGTAAccctaatttaattttaataaaaaaatagagagttGTTCTGCTTCCGAGGACATAGACATACTCTATCGAACCTCGTTAAATCTCGTGTCTTTATGTGattgtttttggattttctttttgatcattgttctatttctaattttctcaacacaaaaaatatatatatatatatatatatatataccaagaatgaaattgatgaaaatgatgatggaAGAAAACTTGGAAAGACAATGAATGTATATCTTTAGTCTTTGTTGATTAGTTTTGTAAACTTTGGCTTTTGTATTCTTTTAACAAGTTTTGGAGGATTACCATGATTGATGAAGCATCCATTGTTGTTCCAACCTTGAAGTAGTAGTGATTAACATTGTTGCTTTGTCTTCTTTTAACAAACTTTGCAGGCATTAACATGATTGATGAAGCATCCATTGTTACTCCAACCTTGAACTAGTAACTACCATGGTGTAATAATTTACTCCtctactttttctttcttctaggCACACcagtatatgtgtatatatgtgtacaTATACGTATACATATACTCACAGTAGAGTATCTACTTTGGATTTCATGTGGTACAATTTTGGTttgtaaacataaaaaataggggtacattcttttttttctatgtaaaaTTATGTTCAAGGTCATTACaagaatttttttacataaaaaaaaattatatcttccCTAAAACTCTTTTTCAATGGCATATAAAAATCATTTCGTATTTAgatattatttacataattaattaacctACTGCATTGCATGAttgattataagaaaaaaattgatgtaataagaaaaataaaataaaaataaaataaaatagcccTGTAATTAAGTGTCATTGAACACAAGCATAAAACCAACATCACTCTTCTTCTgtctaaaaaaaaagataaaaattcaaaaataaataaataaaatttactctaaAACAAGGAATATGATATAATCAAAgagaaatattattatttcattttcggaataagataaatttatctatttttggtTCCTTAAAAATTGTTAGTATACGAGAGACATGTTgcattatttttatacatttgagATTTTGGGTCATGGTTGGAGATGGCCTAAGAGTGATAATAAGCAATTTTCCTATTTCGTACCATTTATTGctttaaattttagtaaaaaatagaagaaaagtatatattaaaacataacatatatatgtaaatgaccaaaatgcccttctaCTGTTTTATTCAAGATATAGAATTATGATGGCGAATAAACTTTGGCCCATTGGGCTTTTGGGTAGTGTAAagatatataattgtttaactaCTTTTCCTATGGAGTGTTAATCAAATGGTTATTAATGGTAAACATCATCTGCAGACGTAGTAGAACGTCCGCAGGTGAGCACAGTAACCTTAATTGCGCTACAGTGAGACGAAATTTTGGTTTAGGGGTGAGTTGATTAGTTTAGTTTGGGTTTTCGTAGATGATGCAacctctctctatatatatataaggatcaAACCTCTACTAACCGTtcatagatttaaaatttatgaacattGATCAAGAttgttggatttcaatccaaccgTCGTCCACTGTTCAGTCTGTTGCACAGTGAAAAGTCGTCCAAACCCATTTTACAGTTACAAACCAAAAAATCTTAACTAAAGACAAAGAGACACCGGAATAACTCTAATCACCCAAGTACCATGATCGAGCACTGCTTATGAACCAATATGTTCCTGTCTCTCTCATCCTTATTCTCactcttcttttttaaaaactgGGGACGTCTCTGTGGGTGTCCCCAAATGATTtttatcctatatatatatataattagtattaattttaaaaagttattatagaatgtaaataattaaaggGCTAAAATTAAAAACTCTAATCTCCATTCACCAGGTCATCATAGAAGATCATattcatcatataaaaaatatattttctgttgaattttgttttaaatgtatttaattttactaattaaaattaaaaggtaAAGTCAACCAAatcgaaaaaaatctttaaaaaaactctaatatgCATCAAaagcatttttctttattatattatttttatttttttaaaagaatttttagaTAATATGTAATATCATTTTCATCTGCCTAgttattatggccacaaagagaATGATTTGAATAACACTAGTTAACTCATCaagacattattattattatcattattattaattgatatttatttaatctaaatatatatacacacatatattattaatatcattttaattttttcatatatattttgtttttttctagattttttccaactttttatCTAGCAAaggatcaatttcattttttaatatcccagcatttaatttgaaatttgttatatttttaattaaacaattttttttatatggtcTCTTTACCTCATGTGTCctctttttttttgcttttgtggctcattaataataataataataatataccaAAACAgagattaacaaaaaaattattttaaaacagaATGATATTTGGGGCATTAAAGTTAGggcatttaaaacaaaatgataGAGCATTAAAGTTATATGGgccactcttttttttttcaatttatgagGGACCTTTCATGACCATTTTCCTTTTactaaacatataaaaaatatatatatgatgcttTATTTTCTCTGATGACAATGTGTACTCTAGAGTGTTTAttccatatttgtttaaaatttattttaaaaaaaaaaaggataaaaaggcAAATTAATAATCAGTCCCCAGAAGCTCCCAACTTTCCCTTATAAGcccttcattatttttttatttttaataaatgcaaTAAACACAAATACAGCTGCGTGCACACCAGAGGAAATTCAATCTGTCTAGCCTGTGCAACTTCATCCAATTGTACACGGTTCAACTACAAGCCCACACCTTCATTCATTGACACAAAGGTAAAAAGCTTATAAGGCCATGGAGCCAGATTAGATTATTtgaaaagtaatttttatttttattttttaaacacgACAAACTTGACAGATATTTTAAGAAATTGAAGTTAAAAGGATATATCAGTGTTTCTTTGAAGGGTTCAAACAGAGTTCAAATACAATGAAATGGAAGTGAAAAGAACTATAGAAGAAGAGTGAAGCATGTGCATTTGTTTGGGAATTTATATGATGTGAAAGTACATGAACATGCACTACACTCTGTAGGTTATGTTGGCCACATACAATCCCATAttcatctccatcttctctCCCATTTAAATAACATCTTCCCATTTTTCTCTATTATTGAACTCCTTGTTCCATTTGTACTTTTATCATAACCTGTTTCACATTGAGGAGACATGAACTTCATTtatcatttatctttttttccctcctaaaaataatataaataataataatatatattggtGTGGAAAGACAAAAGGGAAGTGAAGTTTCACCAACTTAACTTTGAAAGTAAGTGGGTAAGACTGTAAGATAAGTCATGCAAGTGAAGTTACAACAGAAAAAGAATGATGCAACAAAACTAAAAGcaagaaagacaaaaaagtCTAAGGCAAAGTTTGAACAAAAACATCCACTTCTTCAATCAATGCCTCCATTTtgtctaattttaatttaatttaattttttttaaactgcaAAATCCTCATGTAATGAGAATCACTGCCAAAATTTAAAATCACAGTGAAGTTCACAGAGACATTTGATTCAATTTCCACTTCATATTCTCTCAAACATCATTCCATGCAGCAAAAACTGGTAATTGTGCAGCCATTGTAGCAACTGCAGCAGAAGGCctgagttgttgttgttgctgagTTCCTGCAATCCATGAGTTCAATGGCTTTGCAAACAGCACTGATAGACCATTTCTATCAGGACTACCTTCTCTTGAGCTACTCAAACTCGACACCAAAGACGACGTATTTGATAATTGCGtcgtgttgttgttgttgttgttgttatcgATATTGAACATCCCATGATAATCTTCGACAGCAATGCTCGATTTCTGATCAAttgcattgttgttgttgttgttgtttctatCTTCAGCATTACCGGATTCGATCGCTTTGTTCCGCCTTGCTAGTTCACCCGGAAGCAGAGTATTACTCGCCATGATTCTCTCCACATCATATCGTGTAATGTCGAAGTTTGTGACCGCATTCAAGCCACGGAACTTGATCGCGGCGATATCATATGCTTCTGCAGCTTCCTCTTGAGTGCCTGAAAGTTTTACGGCGGtgaattcatcaacaatttcagtCAAAGAACAGCTTTGCTGCAAGTCAGACAAGTTCAGCCTTATCTAAAGCTAAAGTTAAAGtattttgtttgcaaaagaTTGCTTTCTCAGTGTTTCTTGGATTTCTATCATTCTGATTGGACTAACATGCTTCTGAATTCTGAATCAAAACATACATACTTTAAGAATAATTTGAACTTACTAAATGTTCCCAGATAAAGATCTTTGTTTCCAGCCACTCTGCCGATACGAGCTTGCCACCTGCCGTGTTGATGATGCctattaaaatcaaaacaagaagtcacattttgatatttttcaacaatcaagaaaataatGTACAAAGATTGTAACCTTGTAACTCCTCGATATATCGATGCACCACGAGAAAATCCACTGCTTTTTCTGCAAAGATACATtacattcatgctaaattatatgtatatatgatgtCAATTTGAATCAAACAGAACACACAAGTTAATACCTTCTCAAATGAGCAACATATTCCTGCCTGCTCATGTTCTTCATGTCCTCAAGTTCATCATGGTAATTCTCCAACTAAATCAAAACTAGTTTCAGAAATCAAATGTTCTAAAACAAACCAAAGAACAATATAGTTCAAAATCAAGTAACATACTGGGAAATTAATATGAGTGGAAGGACCCCAATACTTTAATGCAGCCAAATCATAAGCTCTTGCTGCTTTCTCCTCCATATCATATCCTCCAAGATaaactacaaaacataacattaatttaccattcagtaaaaaaaaaaacatcataacaAACACTAGTTTCTTATTGTTTACCAACCTTGTCTTCCTTTCCTTGTTTGTCCTTCTTTCTTGCAGCTATTATCCCAAAGATGAGCTTCATATCTACCAGTCCACCTATGTCTAAAAAACAACACTAAAGTCACAAACATTGAAACCAAGAAGTTGATAGTATTGATTGGCAAAGTGACAAACCTTGTAACACCTCTATACTGAGAAGTTCTCTGGCCAAATGTATCAATGGACTTCCTATGAACAGGTTGCTTCTTTCTATCAGTACTAGCAGTGGGAGCAGTAGGAATAGCAGCATTAGTAGTAGTTGTTGTAGAAGAAGAGAGTTGTTGTGGAGCAGTGACACAACTAGATTGAGAACCAGGACTCATAGACAAGCTCAAAGGTTGCAAATCTCCAAAGCCAATAGGAGAAACATCAGCAGTGTAGTGTCTAGAAACCCAGTTGTTTCTAAGTGTTGTTGGGAAGTCCAGTGCAGCAGGTTGATACATTTCAGAACACATCTCTTCTTGCAATGGCTGCATGTAGATGCTGTCCAAGCTTAAGGCCATGGCTTCCCTTTCATTGTTCCCTAAAAAGTCCTCCAGTTTTGGTTCTTGAGTTATTCCCAACATCCCTTCAAAACACACAAAGTCAAAAACCACTATTAAATCACTTGTtttgaaaactaaaaacaaaagaagatggagaagtaaAAGGACCTTGAGGATGAGATGATCTGGAGAGAGCTTCCATGAGACAAAGAGAACCATCAGACTTGAGAGGCATGAAGGACAAGTGAGAGTACAGAGGAGAAGAGTCAGAAACACCATAGTAGAGAGGTGGAGCTAGAAAGAAGTTGGCAGGAggttggtgatgatgatgatgagaagaatgGTGATCATTTGGTGCATGATGAGTCTCTGAAGGAAGCTCCATCCCC
Proteins encoded in this window:
- the LOC120252831 gene encoding transcription factor bHLH74-like isoform X1, yielding MGAGDGDSNFMVEKKPVQLDSGMISANVYEQHFLASDWDPILSMDNHAMSFDVSAGFSPYIVGVSEQMPNLSFFSSKRHVPSTHLVDNNHQTETNLKWKKRKAVSNEFHIEVEQKKDGSPESAKSSKEKDEKKGKTSKHSKINTQNADAGKDDYIHVRAKRGQATNSHSLAERVRREKISERMRLLQDLVPGCNKITGKAMMLDEIINYVQSLQRQVEFLSMKLAAVHPEVNFDIEQILSKGILHSEDGNAAATLGFGPGMTTTHSHLHGVIQTDVRMCSMPNSQISPTARIPNAWDHELQNIAPMSFIDSKDLNGDMKVQI
- the LOC120252831 gene encoding transcription factor bHLH74-like isoform X2; amino-acid sequence: MGAGDGDSNFMVEKKPVQLDSGMISANVYEQHFLASDWDPILSMDNHAMSFDVSAGFSPYIVGVSEQMPNLSFFSSKRHVPSTHLVDNNHQTETNLKWKKRKAVSNEFHKKDGSPESAKSSKEKDEKKGKTSKHSKINTQNADAGKDDYIHVRAKRGQATNSHSLAERVRREKISERMRLLQDLVPGCNKITGKAMMLDEIINYVQSLQRQVEFLSMKLAAVHPEVNFDIEQILSKGILHSEDGNAAATLGFGPGMTTTHSHLHGVIQTDVRMCSMPNSQISPTARIPNAWDHELQNIAPMSFIDSKDLNGDMKVQI
- the LOC120252791 gene encoding AP2-like ethylene-responsive transcription factor CRL5; translated protein: MMKSLNDNSNSNSNNNNNNNSNSNWLGMELPSETHHAPNDHHSSHHHHHQPPANFFLAPPLYYGVSDSSPLYSHLSFMPLKSDGSLCLMEALSRSSHPQGMLGITQEPKLEDFLGNNEREAMALSLDSIYMQPLQEEMCSEMYQPAALDFPTTLRNNWVSRHYTADVSPIGFGDLQPLSLSMSPGSQSSCVTAPQQLSSSTTTTTNAAIPTAPTASTDRKKQPVHRKSIDTFGQRTSQYRGVTRHRWTGRYEAHLWDNSCKKEGQTRKGRQVYLGGYDMEEKAARAYDLAALKYWGPSTHINFPLENYHDELEDMKNMSRQEYVAHLRRKSSGFSRGASIYRGVTRHHQHGRWQARIGRVAGNKDLYLGTFSTQEEAAEAYDIAAIKFRGLNAVTNFDITRYDVERIMASNTLLPGELARRNKAIESGNAEDRNNNNNNNAIDQKSSIAVEDYHGMFNIDNNNNNNNTTQLSNTSSLVSSLSSSREGSPDRNGLSVLFAKPLNSWIAGTQQQQQLRPSAAVATMAAQLPVFAAWNDV